In one window of Romboutsia hominis DNA:
- a CDS encoding BMP family lipoprotein, which yields MLKLKKRLIFTAIVGIMSLSMIGCSNDSKEGSKNMKGDEEKFSVGIVLGEGGANDQSFNQSSLEGLEKAKSELGIDGSYLESNQDADYAPNIETFIDQERDVIIGVGYTTAESMLNAAKLYPDRQFVIIDHNYEEEGQEIPDNMICMTFDEREAAYLVGIIASKMSETNKVGFIGGMEIPNITRFEEGFKAGVKSENKDVEYLSQYANSFDDASLGKSIANQMYNNKVDVIFSAAGGVGTGAIESAKEKDKYAIGVDMDQNNLAPDNVITSAMKRVDIGVFDTISKIKEGKFEGGKAVVYGLKEEAVGIAPSTGKNVPKEIIDYVNKKAEDIIEGKLEVK from the coding sequence ATGTTAAAGTTAAAGAAGAGATTAATATTTACAGCAATAGTAGGGATTATGTCTTTAAGCATGATTGGATGTAGTAATGACTCAAAAGAAGGTAGCAAAAACATGAAAGGTGACGAAGAAAAATTTTCTGTAGGAATAGTGCTTGGAGAAGGTGGGGCTAATGACCAAAGCTTTAATCAATCATCATTAGAAGGATTAGAAAAGGCAAAATCAGAACTAGGTATAGATGGCTCATACTTGGAGTCAAACCAAGATGCAGATTATGCACCTAATATAGAAACCTTTATAGACCAAGAACGTGATGTAATTATAGGTGTTGGATATACAACAGCAGAATCAATGTTAAATGCAGCAAAACTTTATCCAGATAGACAGTTTGTCATAATTGATCATAATTATGAAGAAGAGGGACAAGAAATACCAGACAATATGATATGTATGACTTTTGATGAAAGAGAGGCAGCATATTTAGTAGGTATAATAGCATCTAAGATGAGTGAAACTAATAAAGTTGGATTTATAGGTGGTATGGAAATACCAAATATAACAAGATTTGAAGAGGGATTTAAAGCTGGGGTAAAGTCGGAAAATAAAGATGTAGAGTATTTATCTCAATATGCAAATTCCTTTGATGATGCTAGCTTAGGAAAGTCTATAGCTAATCAAATGTATAATAATAAAGTAGATGTAATATTCTCAGCTGCAGGTGGTGTTGGAACTGGTGCGATAGAGTCAGCTAAAGAAAAAGATAAGTATGCTATAGGAGTAGATATGGACCAAAATAATTTAGCTCCTGACAATGTAATAACTTCAGCTATGAAAAGAGTTGATATTGGTGTTTTTGATACAATATCAAAGATAAAAGAAGGAAAATTTGAAGGCGGAAAAGCTGTAGTTTATGGATTAAAAGAAGAGGCAGTTGGGATAGCACCAAGTACTGGTAAAAATGTACCTAAAGAAATAATTGATTATGTTAACAAAAAAGCAGAGGATATAATAGAAGGAAAATTAGAAGTAAAATAA